The Pyrus communis chromosome 8, drPyrComm1.1, whole genome shotgun sequence region AGGGAAGGGATTGCTGAGATCCAAGGGGTCGAATTCCCATTTTCCATAACCAGCCAGTATGTCTCGGAACAGTGATTCATGCTCTCCTTGCTGCATAATCTTTTCCTGAATTTGTAATGTAAACAAAAGATACTGACGGTTACCAAGCAATTAAGAACATCCCATGTCTCTCAACTCTCATGTTTCGGTAGCAAAGGAATAATCTCAAGACATCAATGACACTAAAAGATTTGAGATTGCATCACATACGCTGGTTATAGGTAAGTGTCTTCTCCTCTGAATTATAGTTTCAATAAGACGATAAAATTGAGTACAAAAAATGTTTGCAAAATTAAGTCAGCTTAGATAATTGCTGCAGCAGAAGATTAATAATTTTGGCTAGCGTTTGACACTACTAAAACCAAATACTGAATGCAGGCCATCCTCCCACTTTCAAGTTTAaggtaaaattttgttttcagtaATTGCCCTGATAACATAACCCCTAAGCTATGAGTTCAAATCAGAGAAATGATGCGTTTGAATATAAAAGAGCTCAAACAATCTTAAACCAACAAAATATAGCATTGAAAGATTTGAACCTCAAATTGTAATTGCaagagggaaaaagaaaattggtcgATCTAGTACTGTGCGCAGACAATGAGAAAATTTGAGTACCTGACCAAtagttggtgtttctgagagtTTCTGCAACATCTCTAAATCTTTCGGGCAGAAAATTGCGTTATTCCCAGCCAAGATACTTAGTGAAGGGAACCATTTCTGGGTCATCCACCAATGCAATAACCAAGGAGTGTAATGTGCAACTCGGAATGTCCATTGGTCTGATAGCTGCAGCTTACCAAGGGATTCTCTTAATAGATCAGCAGGAAAGTGACGCCACCAGTAGTTCACGAAAGGAACTACCAGGGAAGCTCCAGACAATCTGCAAATAAATAATGTATCACAGTATCAGTAATATTAGATACAAGCTTTCCTAACATAAAAGAGAGAGATTGACATtaaattttgttgaaaataaaacatagGCAAAACTCGTAGTCTGGTAGTTAAACTAGGTATCATGCCTGTGTGGTATGTATTTCAAGCAACTCCATACAGGGTAAGCTCCCATTGAGATTCCGATTACATAAAATTTAGACCCAATCAGCAACTTGTCAGCTAGCTCTTGAATATCAAAAGCTTCGCTCTTCACAGAACGTGAAGGATATGGATCACTCTCTCCATAGCCAGCTCTGTCGAAGAACAGGAAATATATCCTTAACTCCTCTATGAGTTCCTGACAAACAAAACCGAACAGAAGGCATTCCACTTGTATCAAAGAAGGAATGAGAGAGAGGTGCACTAATGATGCACTATAAATGCAAATATTTAAATCCATCACATCTTCCAAATCCAAATTGTGGTAGAGAAGACCAGAGAGGAGTTCAACATTAGCATTCATGTCTAGTGCAGATGATCACCAGTTATTCATTTTATTCAAATCTTGGCATACTGCAACATATGACATAACATCGGCATGTTTCAATAATTAGTTATATTCCTCACAATACAGTAACCAATTACAGTGAGATCATTTCCTTTTCCTAATATTCCATGGAACATAAATGAGTGCTCCTACCTACCCATCATATCAACTCAATGTTGCAGCATATCCATCTCAGATTGGTAAAAGTTATAACAACTAGTGCAGGACCGAAAATAAGTGTTGGTTCATACTTGAGTGACAGGCAAACTCATATCTTTGGAACTTAAAAAGCCATGAATGACGATGATCTTGTGTTTCGCCTCTTCTTTTGGAACTCCAAATTCCCTGTAAGCCAAATGCCTACCATCACTGAGTTTTACTCTAGGAGAAGTGACAGGAGGACCGTCCGGCGATCCACATATTTTGGGAGCGGGAGGCTTTAGTGCCTGATAAGCCCATCCAAGAAGACCCACAGTCAAAGCTATTGCTACTGGTCCAATCATTTCTGGGAGAAAATAGTACCAGAGGGTCTACCATGTTAGTAGCACAATCATTGAACAAATATATAGATAATATTTGCTTTTGCTGTGTGGTACGACATGATAAATCGTTGCAAGAATTATAGATTGGATACCTTGGTAATttggttttaaaatttaaacaccaaaaaaataTGGAATGCAGCTCAGTTTATTAGTTATGTACTTTTACAAAACCTAAATAGAAGCAGCAGAAATGTTGGTAATATACGGCATCAGATAAAATTCTACTGAAGGAACAAGAAAGTATATCAATTTCGTTCCAAAAAAGATGCAAAAATCCAATCCCAAATTCACTTTCTTCACAAAGATTAACAATTATCTCAAATACAAAAGTGTTCATATCTTTTGGAACAATCAAATGCAGGTAAATAAGAATTTTAGCAAACTATGACAACCCAACTAGCAAAAATAAAAGAGGAGGGCTAGTGGAAATACCCTTGTGGCCCTCCTCATTCAGGTTCGAGGCTTCCCCCACCCTCTTTCCCCTCAGAACCCCATCTAACcagcaaaaattaaaaataatactaaaaaagaaagaaaataggaaGCTGAcctgaaaaatagaaaagaagtCGGTCTGGTCTTGCTCTGTTCCAGCCTTTTCTGAAGCAGCTGATACCTTCTTGCTCAACCGACCCAGCAAACGAATTTTaaagaaagtaaaaaagaaagaaacagataaaTCCCAAAATCCTGGAAGAAATCAAAACCCCAcctcaaaaaaatgaaaagaaagatatTGGGAAAATTGCTGTGTTTCTGGAGTGAGGACTTATTGCTGGAATATTGCTCATTCCACCTATTTCTTCCCTTTAAAATGCAGCCAGTAAGTACAGACAACACATGTCACTGTGAAGAAGAAGACCCACAAGAAAAATTGAACCGCAAAATGGCATGCAATAATGCCAATCAATTatgttttatttacttttagaggAAACCACATGAATCACATGCAATAATGCCAttcaattatgttttatttACTTTCAGAGGAAATCAGGGTGAGACGTGAAAGACTTGCCATTTTAATGCTTGCCCCTTCATCATCTCTTGATTTTCATTGGGATACTGACAGGTGAATACAATCGAGTCGTAGAGCTGGTGAGAATTgtgtcaaaaacaaaaccagacAAATATTCCAATTAAGAAAAATCTAGacattcaaataaaattgaGGAAAATGATTTCCGTTTTCTCCTTCtacaaaactttgattttttaATCCAACAGTTAGAAGATAAAAGAGAAGTAcggtaggaaaaaaaaaaaaagagtgtggAAATCATTTCCTTAACACCAATCGTATAGTACTGAAGCCTGCTcggtgctttttttttttttttttttatcacatatgAAAAAGGTTCAATGGAACAATATTTTCAATACATAAACACTGTTGCCCATAAGCTAACTAAAACTgcaatacaagaaatcatgtaGTGCAGTTTTAATTAGTTGTGGGACCCACACCTCATAGATATCGGAACAACATACATGGACAAGCGAATTGGATCATCAGTGACTCTGTATAAATAAGAGGAAGCTctccctcttcctctctctGCCACATCTGTCCAAATCGGTAATCGCTATCCTCTCAACCATGCATAGCATTCTCAATGTATGGATCAATGTCAATGGAACTAAACCCGCGTCTCTGCGGCAATGTACCATGTTAGAGCAAGCCTAGCGTTGCTGGTTGCTCGGGGGACGGGGGAGAGAAAAGGGGCCCGAGGCCCTGTGGACCGGCTCCAACGTTGGAGAGCCCGAGTggaggtggaggcccgagcttcGGGCCCGTGGAGAATTACCAGCCTGAGAGCCTGAGGCCATGTGACGCCAACGCTGACGTCAGCCTGGCGTCAGggcttttttaatttttttctgttaggcgcgtgcaccccactcgcgTGTGGGGGCGCGTTGccgacacaaaatcagaaaaaaaaattgctttttcAGTTatcgttgggaagccacgtggcttcccacggtccgttcgatctcaacgaatctttaatttggaccgttcgatctcaacggtcaaaaaaaaaaaaatcttatttaatatccaccgttcgatctgagatcaacggtggatattaatatgctttataaataaaaaaataaaagaaaaaatagttttaaaattaaaaaaaaattaccgttgtgacacgtggcacaatctggagtgttgaaattcaaatttttttatatccaacggcagagattaattagttgaataaaaatttaaaaaaaattgtaaaaaattcaaaaaaaaatctgaaattttgtttaaaaaaattgtttttacttttctataaataccttctcattatcatctaccttacacaacaatttcatattttctcaactactttcaattacat contains the following coding sequences:
- the LOC137742054 gene encoding uncharacterized protein, whose amino-acid sequence is MIGPVAIALTVGLLGWAYQALKPPAPKICGSPDGPPVTSPRVKLSDGRHLAYREFGVPKEEAKHKIIVIHGFLSSKDMSLPVTQELIEELRIYFLFFDRAGYGESDPYPSRSVKSEAFDIQELADKLLIGSKFYVIGISMGAYPVWSCLKYIPHRLSGASLVVPFVNYWWRHFPADLLRESLGKLQLSDQWTFRVAHYTPWLLHWWMTQKWFPSLSILAGNNAIFCPKDLEMLQKLSETPTIGQEKIMQQGEHESLFRDILAGYGKWEFDPLDLSNPFPDNEGSVHIWQGYEDRIIPYKLNRYIAEKLPWIRYHEVPDFGHFLMFDKNQCEAVLKALLLGL